In Streptomyces asoensis, a single genomic region encodes these proteins:
- the prcB gene encoding proteasome subunit beta: MEANTRSTGRLPAAFLTPGSSSFMDFLSDHQPELLPGKRQLPPTQGVIEAPHGTTIVAVTFPGGVVLAGDRRATMGNVIAQRDIEKVFPADEYSAVGIAGTAGLAVEMVKLFQLELEHFEKVEGAQLSLEGKANRLSTMIRSNLGMAMQGLAVVPLFAGFDVDRDRGRIFSYDVTGGRSEEHNYAATGSGSIFARGAMKKLFRGDLSEAEATTLVVQALYDAADDDSATGGPDVARRIYPIVTVITEDGFRRLTDEESSEIARSVLERRLEQPDGPRAALL; this comes from the coding sequence ATGGAAGCCAACACTCGTAGCACCGGGCGTCTACCGGCTGCCTTCCTGACGCCCGGGTCCTCGTCCTTCATGGACTTTCTCTCCGACCACCAGCCGGAGCTCCTGCCGGGCAAGCGGCAGCTGCCTCCGACGCAGGGCGTCATCGAGGCGCCGCACGGCACGACGATCGTCGCCGTGACCTTCCCCGGCGGTGTCGTGCTCGCCGGTGACCGTCGTGCCACGATGGGCAACGTCATCGCGCAGCGGGACATCGAGAAGGTCTTCCCGGCCGACGAGTACTCGGCGGTCGGTATCGCCGGCACCGCCGGTCTGGCCGTCGAGATGGTGAAGCTGTTCCAGCTGGAGCTGGAGCACTTCGAGAAGGTCGAGGGGGCGCAGCTCTCGCTGGAGGGCAAGGCGAACCGTCTGTCGACCATGATCCGGTCGAATCTGGGGATGGCCATGCAGGGGCTGGCGGTGGTGCCCCTGTTCGCCGGGTTCGACGTGGACCGCGACAGGGGCCGGATCTTCTCGTACGACGTGACGGGCGGCCGGTCGGAGGAGCACAACTACGCGGCCACGGGTTCCGGGTCGATCTTCGCGCGCGGGGCCATGAAGAAGCTGTTCCGCGGCGACCTGTCCGAGGCCGAGGCCACCACGCTGGTGGTGCAGGCCCTCTACGACGCGGCGGACGACGATTCGGCGACCGGTGGTCCCGATGTCGCGCGCCGGATCTACCCCATCGTCACCGTGATCACCGAGGACGGTTTCCGCCGGCTGACCGACGAGGAGTCGTCGGAGATCGCCCGCTCGGTTCTGGAGCGTCGTCTGGAGCAGCCGGACGGCCCGCGTGCCGCCCTGCTGTAG
- the prcA gene encoding proteasome subunit alpha, with protein sequence MSTPFYVSPQQAMADRAEYARKGIARGRSLVVIQYADGIVFVGENPSRALHKFSEIYDRIGFAAAGKYNEYENLRIGGVRYADLRGYTYDRDDVTARGLANVYAQTLGTIFSSAGEKPYEVELVVAEVGATPDGDQIYRLPHDGSIVDEHGSVAVGGNAEQISSYLDQRHRDGMSLAEALKLAVQALSRDTNGTEREIPAERLEVAVLDRTRPQSRKFKRIVGRQLGRLLETDGASTEAESADEE encoded by the coding sequence GTGTCGACGCCGTTCTATGTCTCACCCCAGCAGGCGATGGCCGACCGTGCCGAGTACGCCCGCAAGGGCATCGCGCGCGGGCGCAGCCTCGTTGTGATCCAGTACGCCGACGGCATCGTGTTCGTCGGTGAGAATCCGTCCCGTGCGCTGCACAAGTTCAGCGAGATCTACGACCGGATCGGTTTCGCGGCCGCCGGCAAGTACAACGAGTACGAGAACCTGCGGATCGGTGGCGTGCGGTACGCCGATCTGCGGGGGTACACCTACGACCGTGACGACGTGACGGCCCGGGGTCTGGCGAACGTGTACGCGCAGACGCTGGGCACGATCTTCTCGTCGGCGGGGGAGAAGCCGTACGAGGTGGAGCTGGTGGTGGCGGAGGTCGGTGCCACGCCGGACGGGGACCAGATCTACCGGTTGCCGCACGACGGTTCCATCGTGGACGAGCACGGGTCGGTGGCGGTCGGTGGCAATGCCGAGCAGATCAGCAGCTATCTGGACCAGCGTCACCGGGACGGCATGAGCCTGGCCGAGGCGCTGAAGCTGGCGGTCCAGGCCTTGTCCCGTGACACGAACGGTACGGAGCGGGAGATTCCGGCCGAGCGTCTCGAGGTGGCGGTGCTGGACCGTACGCGGCCGCAGTCGCGCAAGTTCAAGCGGATCGTGGGGCGCCAGCTGGGCCGGTTGCTGGAGACGGACGGTGCGTCCACGGAGGCGGAGAGCGCCGACGAGGAGTAG